The Sphingomonas sp. HF-S4 sequence TGCCGGTGCGGTCCATCGTCTCCGCGCCGTGCGTGAGCGCGCGTTCCATCAGGTCGAGATATTGACGCATGCGAGGAGCCTAGCGGGGGGAATGGTCCACGCCAAGCCGAGGATGGTCGCGCCGAAGCGGATCGGTCTGCGCTTCGGCAAGTGCGCGCCGGCTGGCAGCGCGGGACGATGCCGATCGAGGCTCTCGCCGCGCCCGGACGCCTTGCCGACCTTGCGGCTGCCGGCGAGCTGTTCGCGCCGCTGGCCGAAGAAGCCAGCGAAGTGATGGTCTTCGCCTATCTCGACGCCGGTCAACGGATCCTGGGGATGCGGCACGCCCGCGGCTCGATCGACCGGCTCGAACTGCCGATCCGAACCATCGCCGCCGACGCGCTGGCGTTCGATGCAGCAGGCGTAGTGATGGCGCACAATCATCCGAGCGGCGATCCGACGCCGAGCGTTGCCGATCGCGAGGCGACGCGGCTCCTCGCGCGAGCGCTGGGGACGCTGGAAGTGCGGCTGCTCGATCACTTGATCGTCGCGCGCAGCGGAATCACCAGCTTTCGCGCGCTCGGGCTACTCTGAGCCCTGACCGGTGCGCATCGCGGCGGGCGTGGCGCGCGCGCCGCTCTTGCACGCCTTGATCGTGCCCGGCTCGGGACGCGCGCCGCTGGCCTTGAAGATCGCGATATAGCCGCCGGCCGAGGGCATCGGCCGCATCGAGACGGGGGCATAGCCGACCGCGGCAAACTCGCACTTCAGCAAATCGGGCGGGGTGCCGTGATGCTCGGTCGGCCGATCGGCGTCGACGACGATCACCTGGCCGTCAGGAGTCAGCGACGGCCGCAGCCGCCAGAGGAATTCATAGGGCGATTCGATCTCGTGGTACATGTGGACCATCAGCACGCGGTGGAAGCTCGCCTCGGGCAGCCGCGGATCGGCGGGCAAGCCCAGCCGCACGCTGACATTGTCGAGCCGCTCCTGGAGCACGCGCTTGCCCAGCGCCTCGATCGTCTCGGGGACGATATCCTCGGCGACCACGCGGCCGTCCTCGCCGACGCGCTGCGCGAGGCGGATCGTGTAATAGCCCTCGCCCGCGCCGATATCGGCGACGGTCATGTCCTTCTCGATCCCCGCCAGGCTCATCACCTTGCCCGCTTCGTTGAGGCGGTCGCGTGCCTCTTCGGTCGACCAGCGCGCCGAGACGATCGTCGCCACCGGGCGGTCGGCGGCGGGGAAGCCGGTATTCTTGGCCGTCACCTGGCGCTCGCGCGGCACCGCGCTGCCGCCGCCGCATCCGGCGAGCAGCATCATTGCAGTGCCCAGAGCGAGCGCAGCTCTCAATCGACATCCTCCACTTCGACCGTCTCGCCGGTCACGCGCTGCGATAGCGCGGCCGCCATGAACGCGTCGAGGTCTCCGTCGAGCACATCGGACGGCGCCGTGGAAGTCACGCCGGTGCGCAGATCCTTCACCAGCTGGTACGGCTGGAGGACGTAGGAGCGGATCTGGTGGCCCCAGCCGATATCGGTCTTGGTGGCGTTCTCGGCATTGGCGGCCTGTTCGCGGATCGCCAGCTCGCGCTCGTAGAGGCGGGCGCGCAGCTGGTTATAGGCTTCGGCCTTGTTCTTGTGCTGCGAGCGCTGGTTCTGGCACTGCACGACGATGCCGGTGGGGATGTGCGTGATGCGCACTGCCGAATCGGTCGTGTTGATGTGCTGCCCGCCCGCGCCGGAGGCGCGATAGGTGTCGATGCGCAGGTCGCTCTCGTTATACTCGACCTGGATGTCGTCATCGATCACCGGGTACACCCACACGCTCGAGAACGAGGTGTGGCGCCGCGCGGCGCTGTCGTACGGCGAGATACGGACGAGGCGGTGGACGCCGCTCTCGGTCTTGGCATAGCCATAGGCGTTCTCGCCCTTGACCAGCAACGTCGCCGACTTGATCCCGGCCTGCTCGCCAGCGTGATAGTCGACCAGCTCGACCTTCAAGCCGTGGCGCTCCGCCCAGCGCGTGTACATGCGCTGGAGCATCCCTGCCCAGTCCTGGCTCTCGGTGCCGCCGGCACCCGAGTTGATCTCGATATAGGTATCGTTGGGATCGGCCTCGCCCGAGAGCAGGGCCTTGACCTTGTCGACTTCGGCGCGCTCGGCGAGCGCGGCGAGCGCGGTGGTGCCTTCGCTCGCCATCTCCTCGTCGCCCTCGGCCTCGGCCATCTCGATCAGTTCGGCGGTGTCGTTGAGCTCGGTCTCGATCGCACGCGTCGCGCCGATCGCCTCGTCGAGGCGGCGACGCTCGCGCATCACGTCCTGCGCGGCCTTGGCGTCGTTCCAGAGCGTCGGATCCTCGACGCGCGCATTGAGTTCGTCGAGCCGGCGCAGCGCGCGGTCCCAATCGAGGAAACGGCGCAGCAGCGCCAGCGCCGCCTTGATCTTGTCGACATGAGCCTGCGCTTCGGCGCGCATAATCAAAAACTCCAAATCATTCCGTCATCCCGGCGAAAGCCGGGATCTCGTGCCCCAGGCCGTTCGCTCGCGGCCTGGGATCCCGGCTTTCGCCGGGATGACGCATATAGTGCGCCGCTAGTAGATTCCGCCCTCGCGTTGCAAGAAGTCGCTGTCGCCGGGCGTCTGGGTGGTCGGGGCGGCCTTCTTCTCGACCGCCTTTTTCTCGGTCTCTTCCTCTTGGCCACGGCGACGGCGCTGCGGCTCGACTTCGGGCTTGAAGGCTTCCCAGATCACCGAGGCGAGCGGATCGCTGGTCGGCCAGCCGCCGGTCACGCGGCGGCCGCTGCCGCGATCGATCCGCGCCATGCGGATGCCCGCGGGCGCCGTGAACGGCAGCACTTCCATGTCCTTGAAGGCAGGCACGGCGAACTGCTTGAAGATCGGCGCGGCGATCGAGCCGCCCTGGGCGTAGCCGCCCAAATTGGTGGGATTGTCGAATCCGAGATAGAGCCCGCCGATCATCTGCGGGGTGCCGCCGACGAACCACACGTCGGTCGGGCCCGACGTGGTGCCGGTCTTGCCCATGATCGGGCGGCCGAGATCGCGCAGGATCGTCGCGGTGCCGCGCTGGATCACCCCTTCGGTGATGTGGACGATCTGGTAGGCGCTCATCGGCTCGACCACCTGGCGTGCGCGGGTGACCGGGCGGGGCATCGCGCCGCCGTTCCAGTCGCGCGCGTTGCAGCCGTCGCACGCGCGCCAGTTCTCGGGGAAGATCACTTCGCCGCGGCGGTTCTGGACGAAGTCGATCAAGGTCGGATTGAGCGCGCGGCCGTGATTGACCAGGATCGAATAGGCGTTGACCATCCGCAGCACGGTCGTCTCGCCAGCGCCGAGCGCATAGCTGAGGTAATTGGGCTGCTTCTGCCGCGATACGCCGACGCGCTGGATCAGGTCGTTGACCTTCTCCATGCCGATCTGGTTGGCGACCTGGACGGTCATCAGGTTGCGCGACTGCTCGACGCCCCAGCGCAGGGTCTTGGGGCCCGCGCCGCGCTGGTTGCCGAAGTTGCGGAAGCACTTGTTGCCAAGTCCCGCGCCCTGCCAGACGCAGAAGGGCGCATCGTTGACGATCGTCGCCGGGGTGAGCCCGGCCTCCATCGCCGCGGCATAGACCAACGGCTTGATCGTCGAGCCCGGCTGGCGCTGCGCCTGGGTGGCGTTGTTGAACGGATGGATGCGCGAATCGAAGCCGCCCTGCATCGCGAGCACCCGGCCGGTGCGCGGATCCTCGACCACCATGCCGCCCGACACGCGCGGGATCGAGCGCAGCGCCCAGCTAGCGCCCTCGGGCGCCACCGCGATGATGTCGCCCGCCTTGATCGCCGCGAAGGCCTCGCCGCCCTGCCCGCGGACGGGCATCGAGGCGAGGCTGCGCGGCATGGTGCCGGTGTGGCCGTCCTCGAAGCCGATCTCCCAGCCGCCGGCGCTGCGTTCGATCGCGATCGCGGCGCGCCAATCCTCATAGTCGACGCCGATATTGGTGTTGAGCAGCGTCTGGCGCCAATTGTCGCCGATCGGCTTGTTGTCGATCGGCCCCGACCAGCCGCGCCCGCGATCGTAGCGGAGGAGGCCGTCGCGCAGCGCCTTCTGGGCATATTCCTGAAGCCGCGGATCGAGCGACGTGCGGACCCAGAGGCCGCCGCCATAGACGCTGTTGGGACCGTCCTCGGCCTTCTCGCCGAACTTGTCGATCAGCTGGCGGCGGACATCCTCGACGAAATAGCCGCCGACGCGCTCGAACTTGGGCGTCTGGCGCGGCACCGCGCCGAGCGGGGCGGCGCGGGCTTCGTCGCGCTCGGCCACGCTGATGAAGCCGTTCTCCTGCATCTGCCCGAGCACCCAGTTGCGCCGCTCGAGCGCGCGCGCCTCATAGCGTTCGGGCGAGTAGTTGGCCGGCCCCTTGGGCAGGATCGCGAGATAGGCCATCTGCGGCAAGGTGAGCTGGTCGAGCTCCTTGCCGAAATAGGCCTGGCTCGCCGCCTCGACGCCGCCGG is a genomic window containing:
- a CDS encoding JAB domain-containing protein, whose product is MPIEALAAPGRLADLAAAGELFAPLAEEASEVMVFAYLDAGQRILGMRHARGSIDRLELPIRTIAADALAFDAAGVVMAHNHPSGDPTPSVADREATRLLARALGTLEVRLLDHLIVARSGITSFRALGLL
- a CDS encoding class I SAM-dependent methyltransferase; translation: MMLLAGCGGGSAVPRERQVTAKNTGFPAADRPVATIVSARWSTEEARDRLNEAGKVMSLAGIEKDMTVADIGAGEGYYTIRLAQRVGEDGRVVAEDIVPETIEALGKRVLQERLDNVSVRLGLPADPRLPEASFHRVLMVHMYHEIESPYEFLWRLRPSLTPDGQVIVVDADRPTEHHGTPPDLLKCEFAAVGYAPVSMRPMPSAGGYIAIFKASGARPEPGTIKACKSGARATPAAMRTGQGSE
- the prfB gene encoding peptide chain release factor 2, with the protein product MRAEAQAHVDKIKAALALLRRFLDWDRALRRLDELNARVEDPTLWNDAKAAQDVMRERRRLDEAIGATRAIETELNDTAELIEMAEAEGDEEMASEGTTALAALAERAEVDKVKALLSGEADPNDTYIEINSGAGGTESQDWAGMLQRMYTRWAERHGLKVELVDYHAGEQAGIKSATLLVKGENAYGYAKTESGVHRLVRISPYDSAARRHTSFSSVWVYPVIDDDIQVEYNESDLRIDTYRASGAGGQHINTTDSAVRITHIPTGIVVQCQNQRSQHKNKAEAYNQLRARLYERELAIREQAANAENATKTDIGWGHQIRSYVLQPYQLVKDLRTGVTSTAPSDVLDGDLDAFMAAALSQRVTGETVEVEDVD
- a CDS encoding penicillin-binding protein 1A; this encodes MADGSISSETVKIKRGAGGVRGWFGRIRRRWWFRILAWLALLAGLFWLAVWLLIARNLPSVETLRAYEPPLPTNVRSIDGLPIHSYARERRVQLSYAEYPKQLVEAFLSAEDKTFFSHHGVDFPGLVRAAYQGILSGETPRGTSTITQQVAKNLLIGNEVSYLRKGKEAILAWKIENTLSKETILELYLNSIELGRNAGGVEAASQAYFGKELDQLTLPQMAYLAILPKGPANYSPERYEARALERRNWVLGQMQENGFISVAERDEARAAPLGAVPRQTPKFERVGGYFVEDVRRQLIDKFGEKAEDGPNSVYGGGLWVRTSLDPRLQEYAQKALRDGLLRYDRGRGWSGPIDNKPIGDNWRQTLLNTNIGVDYEDWRAAIAIERSAGGWEIGFEDGHTGTMPRSLASMPVRGQGGEAFAAIKAGDIIAVAPEGASWALRSIPRVSGGMVVEDPRTGRVLAMQGGFDSRIHPFNNATQAQRQPGSTIKPLVYAAAMEAGLTPATIVNDAPFCVWQGAGLGNKCFRNFGNQRGAGPKTLRWGVEQSRNLMTVQVANQIGMEKVNDLIQRVGVSRQKQPNYLSYALGAGETTVLRMVNAYSILVNHGRALNPTLIDFVQNRRGEVIFPENWRACDGCNARDWNGGAMPRPVTRARQVVEPMSAYQIVHITEGVIQRGTATILRDLGRPIMGKTGTTSGPTDVWFVGGTPQMIGGLYLGFDNPTNLGGYAQGGSIAAPIFKQFAVPAFKDMEVLPFTAPAGIRMARIDRGSGRRVTGGWPTSDPLASVIWEAFKPEVEPQRRRRGQEEETEKKAVEKKAAPTTQTPGDSDFLQREGGIY